In Flavobacteriales bacterium TMED191, the following proteins share a genomic window:
- a CDS encoding rhodopsin, translated as MMLLTIQEMMPNDYVGFTFFIGYMAMAAATVFFLFERNSVSKKWKMSLLVSALITGIAAVHYGYMRDYWLAFETSPTFFRYVDWILTVPLMCVEFYLLTKIAGATKSLLWRLIIASTWMLVAGYIGEAMSDGSTGHSVMWGVISTLGYLYILYHAWLGEIAQLAANSKSETVKKGVRTLAWFVLVGWAIYPIGYMCMDGGWLNTALGWSSTNVDLWYNIADAINKIGFGLVVYNIAITESKKENS; from the coding sequence ATTATGTTACTTACAATTCAAGAAATGATGCCCAATGATTACGTTGGCTTCACATTTTTTATAGGATACATGGCAATGGCCGCTGCTACAGTTTTCTTCTTATTTGAAAGAAATAGTGTTAGTAAAAAGTGGAAAATGTCTCTACTTGTATCTGCATTAATAACAGGTATTGCCGCTGTACACTATGGCTACATGCGTGATTACTGGCTTGCTTTTGAAACATCACCAACATTCTTCAGATATGTTGATTGGATTTTAACTGTACCATTAATGTGTGTTGAATTCTACTTATTAACGAAAATCGCTGGAGCAACTAAAAGTCTGCTTTGGAGGTTAATCATCGCATCAACTTGGATGTTAGTTGCGGGTTACATTGGAGAGGCTATGAGTGATGGATCAACTGGACATTCTGTTATGTGGGGTGTTATTTCAACATTAGGTTACTTATATATCCTATATCATGCTTGGCTTGGTGAAATTGCTCAACTAGCAGCAAACAGCAAGTCTGAAACTGTTAAGAAAGGTGTAAGAACACTAGCATGGTTTGTTCTAGTTGGATGGGCTATCTACCCAATTGGATACATGTGTATGGATGGTGGATGGTTAAACACTGCCCTTGGTTGGAGTTCTACAAATGTTGACCTTTGGTATAACATTGCAGATGCTATTAATAAGATTGGCTTTGGTTTAGTTGTTTATAACATAGCAATTACTGAATCAAAAAAAGAAAATTCATAA
- a CDS encoding diacylglyceryl transferase, with the protein MKQINTTLNLVKKLKSKWKIQSNTQFVIILIVFAITGSLALYISKPILDVLKIDSCINHKSLYFITRLIIIFPIYQIVLILVAALLGQFSFFWQFEKKMINRLLKIFKK; encoded by the coding sequence ATGAAGCAAATTAATACAACTCTTAATTTGGTAAAAAAATTAAAAAGTAAATGGAAAATTCAATCAAATACTCAATTTGTTATAATATTAATTGTTTTTGCAATCACAGGCTCTCTAGCATTATATATTTCAAAACCAATTCTTGATGTACTTAAAATTGATTCTTGTATAAATCACAAATCATTATACTTCATTACCCGATTAATCATTATATTTCCAATATATCAAATAGTACTTATTCTTGTTGCAGCACTATTGGGACAATTTAGTTTTTTTTGGCAATTTGAGAAAAAAATGATAAACCGCTTATTGAAAATTTTTAAAAAATAA
- a CDS encoding aminoacyl-tRNA hydrolase gives MNKFLIVGLGNPGEKYQGTRHNIGFNVINDIAAKHDLKFSIVRFGLICSFNLKGRKVYLLKPSTYMNLSGKSIKYHLQTNKISIDNLFVVSDEIHLPFGTIKCRRKGSDGGHNGHKNIIEHLQDSNYSRLKFGIGNEFKKGDQSNYVLNSWSDSENLTLNDLIIKSSNIILEFCLSGIEVTMKNNN, from the coding sequence ATGAATAAGTTTCTTATTGTTGGTTTAGGAAATCCTGGTGAAAAGTATCAAGGAACTAGACATAATATTGGCTTTAATGTAATAAACGATATAGCTGCCAAACATGATTTGAAATTTAGTATAGTAAGATTTGGATTAATTTGTTCTTTTAACCTTAAGGGCAGAAAAGTATATTTGTTAAAGCCTTCAACGTATATGAATTTAAGTGGCAAATCTATTAAATACCATTTGCAAACTAATAAAATTAGTATTGATAATCTTTTTGTTGTCTCTGACGAAATTCATTTACCATTTGGCACTATTAAATGTAGAAGAAAAGGCTCTGATGGAGGACATAACGGCCATAAAAATATAATTGAACATCTACAAGACTCGAACTATTCTAGATTAAAATTTGGTATAGGCAATGAGTTTAAAAAAGGTGATCAATCTAATTATGTTTTAAATTCTTGGTCTGATAGTGAGAATTTGACTTTAAATGATTTAATTATTAAGTCTTCAAATATAATTCTTGAATTTTGCCTTTCGGGCATTGAAGTTACTATGAAAAACAATAATTAG
- a CDS encoding 50S ribosomal protein L25/general stress protein Ctc, translating into MKSVSINGIARVNLGKSFAKQLRKEDNVPCVIYGGAMEPVHFYTHVNDLRKIIYTPNVYLIDIVIGEDKMCAVMGDIQFHPVTDKVLHIDFLRVVDDKKVRINIPVNILGNAIGVRNGGRLAHNMRRMLVEAFAEHLPEAIEVDISPLKIGDSIRVLDMKFENVNFLNNSNDVIVAVKTARAAIQEEEEVEEDSEEASKEEGSDENSTNKDAE; encoded by the coding sequence ATGAAATCGGTATCTATAAACGGAATAGCGAGAGTAAACTTGGGAAAGTCTTTCGCTAAACAATTAAGAAAAGAAGATAATGTGCCATGTGTTATTTATGGTGGGGCAATGGAGCCTGTACACTTTTATACACATGTTAATGATTTAAGAAAGATTATCTATACACCAAATGTATATTTAATTGATATAGTAATTGGTGAGGATAAAATGTGCGCAGTTATGGGTGACATTCAGTTTCACCCTGTTACTGATAAAGTTTTACATATAGACTTTTTAAGAGTTGTGGACGACAAAAAAGTACGTATCAATATCCCAGTGAATATTTTAGGTAACGCCATTGGAGTTAGAAATGGAGGGAGGTTAGCACACAATATGCGAAGAATGTTAGTTGAAGCTTTTGCAGAACATTTACCCGAAGCTATTGAAGTTGATATTTCACCTCTTAAAATTGGGGATTCAATTAGAGTGTTAGATATGAAATTTGAAAATGTAAATTTTTTAAACAACTCTAATGATGTAATTGTAGCCGTAAAAACTGCGAGAGCTGCTATTCAAGAAGAAGAGGAAGTTGAAGAAGATTCTGAAGAAGCTTCTAAAGAAGAGGGTTCAGATGAAAATTCTACTAATAAAGATGCTGAATAA
- a CDS encoding ribose-phosphate pyrophosphokinase: MIFMESNVKIFSGRHSVSLAKKIAKSFGVNLGSIVFNNFSDGEFQPSFEETVRGQKVFIIQSTPPPFDNLLELLLMIDAAKRASAKEIIAVVPYFGMARQDRKDKPRVPIGAKLAANLISSAGATRIMTIDLHADQIQGFFEVPVDHLFASTVFMKYIQSLHLPNLTIASPDVGGTKRANAYAKFLNAEMVICYKKRLVANKVAEMKIIGDVKEKDIILVDDMIDTGGTLAKAAKIMKDSGANSVRAICTHPVLSGNAYDNINHSLIEELIVSDTLPIKEESSKIKVLTISNLFADVIDNIHNNKSISSKFLI, encoded by the coding sequence ATGATCTTCATGGAATCGAATGTTAAAATTTTTTCTGGCAGACACTCTGTATCATTAGCAAAAAAGATCGCAAAATCTTTTGGAGTTAACTTGGGTAGTATTGTCTTTAATAACTTCAGCGATGGCGAATTTCAACCCTCTTTTGAGGAGACAGTAAGAGGTCAAAAGGTATTCATTATTCAGTCTACACCACCACCTTTTGATAACTTACTAGAGCTTTTATTAATGATTGATGCTGCTAAAAGAGCCTCTGCAAAAGAAATAATTGCAGTTGTTCCTTATTTTGGAATGGCTAGACAAGATAGAAAGGATAAACCAAGAGTTCCTATAGGCGCAAAGTTAGCTGCTAACTTAATAAGCTCAGCAGGTGCAACACGTATTATGACTATAGATTTACACGCTGATCAAATTCAAGGGTTTTTTGAAGTGCCAGTTGATCATTTATTTGCATCGACAGTATTTATGAAATATATTCAATCCCTTCATCTGCCAAATTTAACAATTGCATCACCTGATGTAGGCGGTACAAAGCGTGCAAATGCGTATGCTAAATTTCTAAATGCAGAGATGGTTATTTGTTATAAAAAACGCTTAGTTGCAAATAAGGTAGCAGAAATGAAAATTATAGGGGATGTAAAAGAAAAAGACATAATATTAGTTGATGACATGATTGACACAGGAGGGACTTTAGCAAAGGCAGCAAAAATCATGAAGGATTCAGGTGCAAATAGCGTACGTGCAATATGTACCCATCCAGTTTTATCAGGTAATGCATACGATAATATTAATCATTCATTGATAGAGGAACTTATTGTGAGTGATACTCTTCCCATAAAAGAAGAGAGTTCAAAAATAAAAGTACTAACTATATCAAATTTGTTTGCGGATGTTATTGATAATATCCATAATAACAAATCAATAAGTTCAAAGTTTTTAATTTAA
- a CDS encoding dCMP deaminase family protein, translated as MNKKQHKYDLAYMRMAIEWSKLSYCQRKQVGALIVKDNMIISDGYNGTPSGFENSCETTEGETKWYVLHAEANAILKCAKHGQSCKGADLYLTLSPCKECSKLIHQSGIKRVIYHKEYKDTSGIKFLKKAGVEITKLINE; from the coding sequence ATGAATAAAAAACAACATAAATATGATTTGGCATACATGAGAATGGCTATAGAATGGTCAAAATTATCATATTGCCAACGCAAGCAAGTAGGTGCATTAATAGTAAAAGATAATATGATTATTTCTGATGGCTATAATGGGACACCATCTGGTTTTGAAAATTCTTGTGAAACCACAGAGGGTGAAACAAAATGGTATGTACTTCACGCTGAAGCAAATGCAATACTAAAATGTGCTAAGCATGGACAATCGTGCAAAGGAGCAGATCTATACTTAACCCTATCCCCCTGTAAAGAGTGCAGTAAATTAATTCATCAATCTGGCATCAAGCGTGTCATATATCATAAAGAATACAAAGATACCAGTGGTATTAAATTTTTAAAAAAAGCTGGTGTAGAAATAACTAAATTAATAAATGAATAA
- a CDS encoding S41 family peptidase, protein MNNKSDTKYTLIAIVVGLIIILLSDWNKEEYHYNSKIDQILHEVHKNYVDSIDISSLIESSIEQTLKNLDPHSIYMTQDQVLSSMEMMQGSFEGIGVEFSIKNDTIVVINVIPEGPSEKVGIKAGDRIISIENKNVAGIGIQNQDVIEKLRGSKGSYVKVGVYRKIIQEYNTFNIRRGKIPIHSLDVAYEIAPKTGYIKLNRFAETTHQEFKTKLKQLINLHNIDHLILDLRANSGGYLDQAIKILNEFFSNGELLVYTEGHAREIEKYRANFLGLYKTGELTILIDEGSASASEIIAGAIQDHERGIIIGQKSFGKGLVQEQIPLPDGSLIRLTVARYYTPLGRCIQKPYSYDEDIYGGANSQQNPDIDTLQQFFTKSGKTVYGGGGITPDEIISLSNEILPASLLYLYNSSFFNDLAFQYVDSKRNELKEINFKDFNLSKQEMEIEFEKIKKWMLKELTEVYLTDELNEDLQKGKNKILDRFNALIIRQYWGWEEMQMFLNESDEIIVRSLSLLKT, encoded by the coding sequence ATGAATAATAAGAGTGACACTAAATATACTTTAATTGCTATTGTTGTTGGTCTAATAATTATTTTATTAAGTGATTGGAACAAGGAAGAGTATCATTATAATAGCAAGATTGATCAAATCTTACATGAGGTTCATAAAAACTATGTTGACTCAATTGATATATCCTCATTGATTGAAAGTTCTATTGAGCAAACCTTAAAAAATCTAGACCCCCACTCTATTTACATGACGCAAGATCAAGTATTATCATCAATGGAGATGATGCAAGGCAGCTTTGAGGGCATTGGAGTTGAATTTTCAATTAAAAATGACACAATCGTAGTAATTAATGTTATTCCTGAGGGGCCCTCGGAAAAAGTTGGAATAAAAGCAGGGGATAGAATTATTTCGATTGAAAATAAAAATGTTGCAGGAATTGGTATTCAAAATCAAGATGTTATTGAAAAACTTAGAGGATCAAAAGGTTCATATGTAAAGGTTGGTGTTTATAGAAAAATAATCCAAGAATATAATACATTTAATATTAGAAGAGGGAAAATCCCCATACATAGTCTAGACGTAGCATATGAAATAGCTCCTAAAACCGGATATATAAAATTAAATAGATTTGCTGAGACTACACATCAAGAGTTTAAAACAAAATTAAAACAACTAATAAATCTACATAATATTGACCATTTAATCCTAGACCTAAGAGCTAACAGTGGTGGATATTTAGATCAGGCAATCAAAATACTAAATGAATTTTTTAGTAATGGAGAATTGCTCGTATATACTGAGGGACATGCTAGAGAAATAGAAAAATATCGTGCTAACTTTTTGGGATTATATAAGACGGGAGAATTGACAATATTAATTGATGAAGGTTCTGCTTCTGCAAGTGAAATTATTGCTGGAGCAATTCAAGATCATGAGAGAGGGATAATAATCGGACAAAAAAGCTTTGGGAAAGGATTGGTTCAAGAACAAATTCCGCTGCCTGATGGATCTCTAATTAGATTAACTGTAGCTAGATATTATACCCCACTAGGAAGATGTATACAAAAGCCTTACTCTTATGATGAAGATATTTACGGAGGAGCAAATTCACAACAAAATCCTGATATTGATACATTACAACAATTTTTTACCAAAAGTGGCAAAACTGTATATGGAGGTGGAGGTATAACTCCTGATGAAATCATCAGCCTAAGCAATGAAATACTACCCGCTAGTTTATTATATCTATATAATAGCAGTTTTTTCAATGATTTAGCATTCCAATATGTAGATTCAAAAAGGAATGAATTGAAAGAAATTAATTTTAAAGACTTTAATTTATCAAAACAAGAAATGGAAATCGAGTTTGAAAAAATCAAGAAGTGGATGTTAAAAGAATTAACTGAAGTATATTTAACAGATGAATTAAATGAAGATTTACAAAAAGGAAAAAATAAAATACTTGATAGGTTTAATGCGTTAATAATTCGACAATATTGGGGTTGGGAAGAAATGCAAATGTTTTTAAATGAAAGTGATGAAATTATAGTAAGATCATTATCTTTGCTAAAAACATAA
- a CDS encoding superoxide dismutase codes for MAFQLPKLNYNYNDLEPHFDARTMEIHHSKHHAGYTNNLNKAIVETEFADKTIEEILTTPNLPTNIRNNGGGYYNHCLFWEILSPSPIKASAEFTNIINEKFGSFDEMKEEFEKAAATRFGSGWAWLCSNKGELNICSTPNQDNPIMSNGCKGIPILGIDVWEHAYYLNYQNRRPDYIKAFWNIVNWHAVETKYQASI; via the coding sequence ATGGCTTTTCAACTACCTAAATTAAATTATAATTATAACGACCTAGAGCCTCATTTCGATGCACGTACTATGGAAATTCACCATTCAAAACATCACGCAGGCTACACAAATAATTTAAATAAAGCAATTGTCGAAACTGAATTTGCAGACAAAACTATTGAGGAAATTTTAACAACCCCCAACTTGCCTACAAACATCCGTAATAATGGAGGGGGATATTATAACCACTGCTTATTTTGGGAAATTTTAAGTCCAAGCCCTATAAAAGCATCTGCAGAATTCACCAACATTATAAATGAAAAATTTGGCAGTTTTGATGAAATGAAAGAAGAATTTGAAAAAGCTGCAGCAACTCGTTTCGGATCTGGGTGGGCCTGGCTATGCTCTAATAAAGGAGAGCTTAATATTTGCTCAACACCTAATCAAGACAACCCAATAATGTCTAATGGATGTAAGGGGATCCCTATACTGGGAATTGATGTATGGGAACATGCATATTATCTAAATTATCAAAATAGAAGACCTGACTATATTAAAGCATTCTGGAATATTGTTAACTGGCATGCAGTAGAAACTAAATATCAAGCTTCGATTTGA
- a CDS encoding glycine--tRNA ligase codes for MDLKKIISHCKEYGFVFPSSEIYDGLSAVYDYGPFGVELKNKIKSHWWRSMVQENENIVGLDTSIFMHPDIWKASGHTDAFNDPLVDNKDSKKRYRADILIEDKLEKYQQKIDKEINKAQKRFGEKFDKKTFINTNPRVLKYTKIKQTITNRLSSALEKNDLNELNSIISDLEIKCAVSGTSNWTNVRQFNLMFSTKMGAVSEDSSKLYLRPETAQGIFVNFLNVQKVSRKKTPFGIAQIGKAFRNEIVARQFIFRMREFEQMEMQFFVRPGEEIKWYDYWREKRLEWHKNLNLNFSNYRFHNHESLAHYANAACDIQFEFPIGFKELEGIHSRTDYDLSQHQKFSKKKLAYFDSEINESYIPFVVETSVGLDRLFLSIICGSYVEESVRSDKRVLLKLPPYLSPVSLAVLPLVKKDSLKNKARQIFDELKSQFSCQYEEKDSIGKRYRRQDAIGTPFCVTIDHESLSDNNVTLRERDTMSQQRIPIDNLSKIIKSKLDI; via the coding sequence ATGGATTTGAAGAAAATTATTAGTCATTGTAAGGAGTACGGATTTGTATTTCCCTCAAGTGAAATCTACGATGGATTATCAGCAGTCTATGATTATGGTCCGTTTGGGGTAGAATTGAAAAACAAAATTAAGTCTCATTGGTGGAGGTCAATGGTCCAAGAAAATGAAAATATAGTTGGCCTCGACACATCAATTTTTATGCATCCAGATATATGGAAGGCATCAGGACATACAGATGCTTTTAATGACCCTTTGGTTGACAATAAGGATTCAAAAAAAAGATACAGAGCCGACATCTTAATTGAGGATAAGCTCGAAAAGTACCAACAAAAAATTGACAAAGAAATCAACAAGGCGCAAAAAAGATTTGGAGAAAAATTCGACAAAAAAACATTTATAAATACAAATCCAAGAGTTCTTAAGTATACAAAAATAAAACAAACGATTACCAATAGATTGTCTTCTGCCCTAGAAAAAAATGACCTGAACGAGTTAAACAGTATTATTAGTGATTTAGAGATTAAATGTGCAGTGTCCGGTACATCAAATTGGACTAATGTGCGACAGTTTAATCTAATGTTCAGCACTAAGATGGGTGCAGTCAGTGAAGATTCAAGTAAATTATATTTAAGACCAGAAACTGCTCAGGGGATTTTTGTCAATTTTTTAAATGTACAAAAGGTTTCTAGAAAAAAAACTCCATTTGGTATTGCTCAAATAGGGAAAGCTTTTAGGAATGAGATTGTTGCACGACAATTTATTTTCCGAATGAGAGAGTTTGAACAAATGGAAATGCAATTTTTTGTTAGGCCAGGGGAGGAAATCAAGTGGTATGATTACTGGAGGGAAAAAAGATTGGAATGGCATAAAAATTTAAATTTAAATTTCAGTAATTATAGATTTCATAATCATGAAAGTTTAGCTCATTATGCAAATGCGGCATGTGATATTCAATTCGAATTTCCAATTGGTTTTAAAGAGCTTGAAGGAATTCACTCAAGAACAGATTATGATCTTTCTCAGCATCAAAAATTTAGTAAAAAGAAATTAGCGTATTTTGACTCTGAGATAAATGAAAGTTATATTCCTTTCGTTGTTGAAACTTCAGTAGGTTTAGACAGGTTGTTTTTGTCAATTATTTGTGGTTCTTATGTAGAGGAAAGCGTCCGTTCAGATAAGAGAGTTTTGTTGAAGTTACCACCCTATTTATCTCCAGTAAGTTTAGCGGTATTGCCATTGGTTAAAAAGGACAGCTTAAAAAATAAAGCTCGACAAATATTTGATGAGTTGAAATCCCAGTTTTCTTGTCAATATGAAGAAAAGGATTCAATAGGTAAAAGATATCGAAGACAGGATGCCATTGGCACTCCATTTTGTGTTACAATTGATCATGAGTCACTTTCCGATAATAATGTAACATTAAGAGAAAGGGACACCATGTCTCAGCAAAGAATACCAATTGACAATTTGTCTAAAATAATCAAATCGAAGCTTGATATTTAG
- a CDS encoding ribonucleotide reductase, producing MRIENIFKRDFTKKTFKLEKITDAVLKAMMSVNKGDVKASEKISLEIYNTLIQRKKSSPNYVPNVEEVQDLVEKKLMQSEFLDVAKAYILYRSQQAQKRKRNIFEKRITLKPYEYPELYEYVPAIRHSYWIHSEFNFTSDIQDFKTRLSETERHAIKNTMLAISQIEVAVKSFWGDIYHKIPKPEVGSVGATFAESEVRHADAYSHLLEILGLNKEFQSLKKKPAIMKRVKYLETSLINAQSEDKQEYAESVLLFSLFIEHVSLFSQFLIIMAFNKHKNMLKGISNVVEATSKEEQIHGDFGIDLIKIIKKENPNWFGNEYNTKIQNLCQKAFEAEQSIIDWIFEKGELDFLPKNQVTEFIKDRFNRSLESIGVEKIFQTNNELVNQTEWFNDEIIGTKHGDFFVKRSINYSKRTQSITGDDIF from the coding sequence ATGAGAATTGAAAATATTTTTAAAAGAGACTTTACAAAAAAAACCTTTAAATTAGAAAAAATCACTGATGCAGTACTAAAAGCCATGATGTCTGTCAATAAAGGTGATGTTAAAGCATCTGAAAAGATATCATTGGAGATTTACAACACATTAATTCAGCGAAAAAAGAGCAGTCCCAACTATGTGCCTAATGTTGAAGAAGTTCAAGATTTAGTCGAGAAAAAACTAATGCAAAGCGAATTTTTGGATGTTGCTAAAGCATATATATTGTATAGAAGCCAACAGGCACAGAAAAGAAAAAGAAACATCTTTGAAAAGCGAATTACGCTAAAACCATACGAATACCCGGAGCTCTACGAATATGTTCCAGCAATTCGACACTCTTATTGGATCCACTCAGAATTCAACTTTACAAGTGATATACAAGATTTTAAAACTAGACTATCCGAAACCGAACGCCATGCGATTAAAAACACAATGCTTGCGATATCGCAAATAGAAGTTGCTGTCAAAAGCTTCTGGGGTGATATTTATCATAAAATTCCAAAGCCCGAAGTTGGATCAGTTGGCGCAACTTTTGCAGAAAGTGAGGTGAGACATGCTGATGCTTATTCTCATTTATTAGAAATTTTGGGCCTAAACAAAGAATTTCAATCACTGAAAAAGAAGCCAGCAATAATGAAAAGAGTGAAGTATCTAGAAACCTCACTAATAAACGCACAAAGTGAAGACAAGCAAGAATATGCAGAATCCGTTTTGCTTTTTTCATTATTTATTGAACACGTTTCTCTATTTTCTCAATTTTTAATAATTATGGCCTTCAATAAACACAAAAACATGCTAAAAGGTATCTCAAATGTTGTTGAAGCTACATCTAAAGAAGAACAAATACATGGAGACTTTGGAATTGATTTAATTAAAATTATTAAAAAAGAAAACCCTAATTGGTTTGGGAATGAATACAATACAAAAATTCAAAATTTATGTCAAAAAGCATTTGAAGCAGAACAATCTATTATTGACTGGATCTTTGAAAAAGGCGAACTTGATTTTCTTCCAAAAAATCAAGTCACAGAATTTATTAAAGATCGTTTTAATAGATCGCTAGAAAGTATTGGAGTTGAAAAAATATTTCAAACTAATAATGAATTAGTTAACCAAACAGAGTGGTTCAATGATGAAATTATAGGCACAAAACACGGAGACTTTTTTGTAAAACGATCAATAAATTATAGTAAACGAACACAAAGTATAACTGGAGACGATATCTTTTAA
- a CDS encoding ribonucleoside-diphosphate reductase subunit alpha produces the protein MKQAPIKKTTQNKNIATEQDALLKARKTQLTNENNKGFEWLTKNSRDFLAAGYISGNHTAEERIREIADRAEEILKIKGFSDKFYHYMSEGFYSLASPVWSNFGKERGLPVSCFGSNVADDMGNILYTQSEVGMMSKLGGGTSGYFGHIRHRGASVKNNGEASGSVHIMQLFETMVDVVSQGSVRRGRFSPYLPIEHSDISEFLDIGTEGNPIQELTHGVTVSDKWMQEMIDGDLDKRNIWAKVLQRRGEIGYPYIFFNGNANKGTPEVYKDKGHKINASNLCTEIMLPSNDQWSFVCVLSSLNVLHFDKWKNTDAVETMVYFLDAVITEFLEKLEYFKSSSNRDDQQTFLFMERAYNFAKENRALGLGVLGWHSLLQSKMLPFNSQDAFDLNNKIFKCIKTNSYKASKELAEKFGEPKVLKGYGRRNTTLNAIAPTTSSAFILGQVSQGIEPIWSNIYVKDIAKTKTTIKNSYLEKLLEEKSKNTTEVWKSIRDRDGSVQHLEFLSDKEKDIFKTYSEINQMDIIYQAANRQNYIDQGQSVNLMIHPDMSAKEINKLYITAWELGLKSLYYQHSMNAAQKFKQNKECVSCEA, from the coding sequence ATGAAACAAGCACCGATAAAAAAAACGACTCAAAATAAAAATATAGCAACTGAACAAGATGCTCTATTAAAGGCTAGAAAAACACAATTAACCAATGAAAATAATAAAGGCTTTGAATGGCTGACTAAAAATAGTCGAGACTTCCTAGCAGCAGGTTATATTTCTGGAAACCATACTGCTGAAGAGCGAATCAGAGAGATTGCTGATAGAGCGGAAGAAATTTTAAAAATAAAGGGTTTTAGTGACAAATTCTACCACTATATGTCAGAAGGGTTTTACTCATTAGCATCTCCAGTTTGGTCAAATTTTGGTAAAGAAAGAGGACTTCCAGTTAGTTGTTTTGGGTCTAACGTTGCTGATGATATGGGTAATATATTATACACTCAGTCTGAGGTTGGCATGATGTCAAAGCTTGGAGGAGGGACCTCTGGTTACTTTGGCCATATTCGGCACCGGGGAGCCTCTGTAAAGAATAATGGAGAAGCCTCGGGTTCAGTACATATTATGCAATTGTTTGAAACAATGGTCGACGTTGTGAGTCAAGGCTCTGTAAGAAGAGGTAGATTCTCTCCATACCTTCCAATTGAACACAGTGATATTTCTGAATTTCTTGATATTGGAACTGAGGGGAATCCCATCCAAGAATTAACGCATGGAGTAACCGTTAGCGACAAATGGATGCAAGAAATGATAGATGGTGATTTAGATAAACGAAACATCTGGGCCAAAGTGCTTCAAAGAAGAGGCGAAATTGGATATCCATATATATTCTTTAACGGCAATGCCAACAAGGGCACACCTGAAGTTTATAAAGATAAAGGTCATAAGATTAACGCGAGTAATTTATGTACAGAGATTATGCTACCCTCAAACGACCAATGGTCTTTTGTTTGTGTTCTTTCTTCGCTAAATGTTTTACACTTTGACAAATGGAAAAACACTGATGCCGTAGAAACAATGGTCTACTTTCTTGATGCGGTTATTACAGAGTTTTTAGAAAAACTAGAATACTTTAAAAGTTCTTCTAATAGAGATGATCAACAAACATTCCTATTTATGGAAAGAGCGTATAATTTTGCAAAGGAGAATCGTGCCCTGGGACTTGGGGTTTTAGGTTGGCATTCTTTACTTCAGTCAAAAATGCTACCATTTAATAGTCAAGATGCTTTTGATTTAAATAATAAAATTTTTAAATGCATCAAAACAAATTCATATAAAGCGTCAAAAGAACTAGCAGAAAAGTTTGGTGAACCAAAAGTATTAAAAGGATACGGCAGAAGAAACACAACCTTGAACGCTATTGCTCCTACAACATCATCCGCATTTATTCTAGGACAAGTTTCGCAAGGAATTGAGCCAATATGGTCAAATATTTATGTAAAGGATATTGCAAAAACTAAAACAACCATAAAAAATTCCTACTTAGAAAAATTATTAGAAGAAAAGTCTAAAAATACTACCGAAGTATGGAAGAGCATAAGAGACCGTGATGGCTCCGTTCAACATTTAGAATTTTTATCTGATAAAGAAAAAGATATCTTCAAAACATACTCTGAAATTAATCAAATGGATATTATTTATCAAGCTGCAAATAGACAAAATTATATTGATCAAGGGCAATCAGTCAATTTAATGATACACCCTGATATGTCTGCAAAAGAAATTAATAAATTATATATCACTGCCTGGGAGCTCGGCTTAAAATCATTATACTATCAGCACAGCATGAATGCTGCACAAAAATTTAAGCAAAATAAAGAATGTGTGAGTTGTGAAGCCTAG